From one bacterium genomic stretch:
- a CDS encoding carboxypeptidase regulatory-like domain-containing protein gives MSGYYKKLLNLTLILTFSFLSSFSSLSAELSGEVMAKNPYNPNSFSLQDARVDLYSVSPDGKFKLIDKSITSSDGSYRFKGVKAGDYWIQVNNKFNYEISVSPKDVQKRAPLLVEIK, from the coding sequence ATGTCTGGATATTATAAAAAGTTGCTTAATCTAACCTTGATTTTAACTTTCTCTTTTCTTTCAAGTTTTTCTTCGCTGTCAGCAGAACTGAGTGGTGAAGTGATGGCAAAGAACCCTTACAATCCAAATTCGTTCTCGCTTCAGGACGCCCGCGTGGATCTGTACTCTGTTTCGCCGGACGGCAAATTTAAATTGATTGATAAAAGTATTACCAGTTCTGATGGATCGTACCGCTTCAAGGGAGTCAAAGCCGGCGACTACTGGATACAAGTCAATAATAAGTTTAACTATGAGATATCCGTCTCCCCAAAGGATGTCCAGAAGA
- a CDS encoding DNA polymerase IV, which produces MIRSIIHIDMDAFFASIEQLDNPQYRGKPVIVGADPKGGRGRGVVAACSYEARKFGIHSAMPISQAWRRCPKGVFVAPRGSRYVELSRKIIAIFRTYTDLVEPLSIDEAFLDVTGSRLLFGDAPKIGREIKERIRTELGLVASVGVAPNKFVAKIASDLGKPDGFVVVGEGEVREFLRELPIKRLWGVGEKTAETLTRRGMRTIGDIARLGERNMVSILGEHGLHLWRLSQGEDYREVVTESEAKSVGNETTFEEDTSDPDTVRNTLLYLCDKVAGRLRKYGFKAVGVTLKLRDEDFKTITRSLTREAPTSVTADLFSDALELLSRSGWKGTRRVRLLGVSAHRLVSGGGAPLQGNLFVDPAREGRKIDAEKAVDAVRAKFGRGALKRGALVKSDEE; this is translated from the coding sequence ATGATTCGTTCAATTATCCACATCGACATGGATGCGTTTTTCGCGTCGATAGAGCAGCTGGACAATCCCCAGTATCGCGGGAAGCCGGTTATCGTCGGGGCGGACCCGAAGGGCGGGCGGGGGCGCGGCGTCGTCGCGGCTTGCTCCTACGAGGCGCGAAAGTTCGGCATACATTCGGCAATGCCGATCTCGCAGGCGTGGCGCAGGTGCCCGAAGGGCGTCTTCGTCGCGCCGAGGGGTTCGCGCTACGTCGAGCTTTCGCGCAAGATTATAGCTATTTTCCGCACTTATACGGACCTCGTGGAGCCGCTCTCGATCGACGAGGCTTTTCTCGACGTGACGGGCTCGCGCCTTCTCTTCGGCGACGCGCCGAAGATCGGGAGGGAGATCAAGGAGCGGATAAGGACCGAGTTGGGCCTCGTGGCGTCTGTCGGCGTCGCTCCGAACAAGTTCGTCGCCAAGATCGCCTCCGACCTAGGCAAGCCGGACGGCTTCGTAGTGGTCGGCGAGGGCGAGGTGAGGGAGTTTTTGCGCGAGCTTCCGATCAAACGGCTCTGGGGAGTGGGGGAGAAGACGGCTGAAACCCTGACGCGCCGCGGGATGAGGACGATAGGGGATATCGCCCGCCTCGGCGAGAGAAACATGGTCTCCATCCTCGGCGAGCACGGCCTGCACCTCTGGCGTCTTTCGCAGGGGGAGGATTACCGCGAGGTGGTGACGGAATCGGAGGCCAAATCGGTCGGCAACGAGACTACCTTCGAGGAGGACACCTCCGACCCGGATACCGTCCGCAACACCCTCCTTTACCTCTGCGACAAGGTCGCGGGGAGGCTCCGGAAGTACGGTTTCAAGGCCGTGGGGGTGACACTTAAGCTGCGCGACGAGGATTTCAAGACGATTACCCGCTCGCTCACCCGCGAAGCCCCCACTTCGGTCACGGCGGACCTCTTTTCCGACGCGCTGGAGCTGCTTTCACGCTCCGGCTGGAAGGGTACGCGGAGGGTTCGGCTGCTGGGAGTCTCGGCGCACAGGCTTGTTTCGGGCGGCGGCGCGCCCCTCCAGGGGAATCTTTTCGTGGACCCGGCGAGGGAGGGGCGGAAGATCGACGCGGAGAAGGCGGTCGATGCGGTCCGGGCTAAGTTTGGTAGGGGGGCGCTAAAGCGGGGGGCGCTTGTTAAGAGCGATGAGGAGTAA
- a CDS encoding 4Fe-4S ferredoxin, translating into MKRNIINIDEEKCTGCGLCIVNCAEGSLAIIDGKARLVREALCDGLGACIGHCPEGALTIEVRDAEEFDEHIVEEHLKELKAKEAKSSPFGCPSAATVKFEVAESPEVPGGKTASQLGHWPVQLTLLNPAAPFLKGADLLLAADCGPFAYPDFHRDFLKGRVAAVACPKLDDADAHMKKLADVIRYGEPASLTIARMEVPCCGGLSMIAKRAIEESGRNIPIREIIIDRDGTIVSDKA; encoded by the coding sequence ATGAAGCGAAATATCATAAATATAGACGAAGAGAAGTGTACCGGCTGCGGCCTTTGCATAGTGAACTGCGCCGAGGGCTCGCTGGCGATAATCGACGGCAAGGCGCGGCTGGTTCGCGAAGCTCTCTGCGATGGCCTTGGCGCGTGCATCGGCCACTGCCCTGAGGGCGCGCTGACTATCGAGGTGCGCGACGCCGAGGAGTTTGACGAGCATATCGTCGAAGAGCACCTCAAGGAGCTCAAGGCCAAAGAGGCCAAGAGTTCTCCCTTCGGCTGCCCCTCCGCCGCGACGGTGAAATTCGAGGTGGCGGAATCTCCGGAGGTTCCCGGCGGGAAGACCGCCTCGCAGCTCGGCCACTGGCCGGTGCAGCTAACCCTTCTGAACCCCGCCGCTCCCTTTCTGAAGGGAGCGGACCTCCTTCTCGCGGCGGATTGCGGACCCTTCGCCTATCCCGACTTCCACAGGGACTTTTTGAAGGGAAGGGTCGCCGCCGTAGCGTGTCCCAAGCTCGACGACGCCGATGCGCACATGAAGAAGCTGGCCGACGTTATCCGCTACGGAGAGCCCGCAAGCCTCACGATAGCCCGGATGGAAGTACCCTGCTGCGGCGGCCTTTCGATGATAGCGAAGCGCGCCATCGAGGAGAGCGGAAGAAATATCCCGATAAGGGAAATCATAATCGACAGAGACGGGACTATAGTCTCCGACAAAGCTTAA
- a CDS encoding PepSY domain-containing protein: MSTAGFVKKSSKALHKWIGLFGFFWLAVMGATGIILNHPGLISSIDLPRSFLPGNYEYRDWNRNAFRGAVESPEGGLLLYGETGIWRFYGDFAPPSDFSSGLPTAAYLRDVRDLMNVDGTLLAATRGGLYARGALEPSWKPVALSSDYPVDLFFGRDRIFALTRSDLYAAPLYDPLSFSRVTPGKAGLKDPKRSLFRLVFDMHYGETWGSAGRYLMDLAGVYLVFGSLTGAWFWWRKKRKTLAKGRGGKLAGKGLRLHIKLGLWFAPLLVFSALTGVFERPPFLVAIADAEYPMSLHPGPRHENPWHDTLRKGLYDPSRESVVLATSEGFYEGKEFLLGKESASFHKLPGGAPVSVMGATVFEKDLQSPGSSYLVGSMSGLYHWDRDRKEVVNLFTGEPPKAPKGPPVGDQMVVGYAPLDLSGRYLWADYNKGLFLSDGRTAGISLPPELEDGGRISLWHALFELHNGRFFTFLLGWWSWLVVPLTGLCLIVETLTGVYDRLRAKR, translated from the coding sequence ATGTCCACAGCCGGTTTCGTTAAAAAATCTTCAAAGGCCCTCCACAAGTGGATAGGGCTTTTCGGCTTTTTCTGGCTCGCGGTCATGGGCGCGACGGGGATAATCCTCAATCACCCCGGCCTCATCTCCTCCATCGACCTGCCGCGAAGCTTCCTTCCCGGCAATTACGAATACCGCGACTGGAACAGGAACGCCTTTCGCGGCGCTGTCGAATCCCCGGAGGGTGGGCTGCTGCTTTACGGCGAGACCGGAATTTGGCGCTTCTACGGAGATTTCGCCCCGCCTTCGGACTTCTCCTCCGGTCTTCCCACGGCCGCCTACCTTCGCGACGTGCGCGACCTCATGAACGTGGACGGAACCCTGCTCGCCGCCACGAGGGGAGGACTGTACGCTCGAGGAGCACTGGAACCTTCGTGGAAGCCGGTCGCGCTCTCCAGCGATTACCCCGTCGATCTGTTTTTCGGAAGAGACCGAATTTTCGCGCTTACCCGCTCCGATCTTTACGCCGCTCCGCTTTACGACCCCCTGAGCTTCAGCAGAGTAACGCCCGGAAAGGCGGGGCTCAAAGACCCGAAGCGCAGCCTCTTTCGGCTCGTCTTCGACATGCACTACGGGGAGACCTGGGGGAGCGCCGGCAGATACCTGATGGATTTAGCGGGCGTCTACCTCGTTTTCGGCTCGCTCACCGGGGCGTGGTTCTGGTGGAGGAAGAAGAGAAAGACGCTGGCGAAGGGAAGGGGAGGGAAACTGGCCGGAAAGGGGCTCAGGCTACACATAAAGCTGGGACTCTGGTTCGCGCCGCTTCTCGTCTTCTCGGCGCTGACAGGAGTCTTCGAGCGGCCCCCCTTTCTGGTCGCCATAGCCGACGCCGAATACCCCATGTCGCTCCACCCCGGTCCCCGCCACGAGAACCCCTGGCACGACACGCTGAGAAAAGGGCTTTACGACCCCTCGCGGGAATCCGTCGTGCTTGCCACCTCCGAGGGGTTTTACGAGGGCAAGGAGTTCCTGCTGGGGAAAGAGAGCGCCTCCTTCCACAAGCTTCCCGGCGGCGCGCCGGTCAGCGTGATGGGTGCTACGGTCTTCGAGAAAGACCTCCAAAGCCCCGGTTCCTCCTATCTCGTCGGCTCGATGTCGGGGCTCTACCACTGGGACCGCGACCGCAAGGAAGTCGTCAACCTCTTTACCGGCGAACCTCCGAAAGCTCCCAAGGGGCCGCCGGTGGGAGATCAAATGGTGGTCGGCTATGCGCCGCTCGACCTTTCGGGCCGCTATCTTTGGGCGGATTACAACAAGGGACTATTCCTCAGCGACGGCAGGACGGCGGGAATTTCCCTTCCCCCGGAGCTTGAAGACGGCGGCCGCATCTCTCTGTGGCACGCGCTCTTCGAGCTCCACAACGGCAGGTTCTTCACCTTCCTCCTCGGCTGGTGGAGCTGGCTTGTCGTTCCTCTCACCGGGCTTTGCCTGATAGTTGAGACACTCACCGGAGTCTACGACCGTCTTAGAGCGAAACGCTAG
- a CDS encoding pentapeptide repeat-containing protein has protein sequence MREVAEIEEGDKGDKGELKIAPFAVHEALSMMWPEILSILEENDPVVITDSLMKDFGVTDNCISLSLYLAKLMDGENNLIGLFEAEISVDHKKPHKAVLEKLLVDKRLLDLLSSGPGKEWLSDPDTRKRIKESSEEVLATGEEEQHWPEINGHVIKPGAYLVGAYLARANLARTNLAGANLSGANLHMVNLYVAGLEATNLFGADLSGANLYGANLSGANLYGANLYGANLFGANLSGANLYEADLRMANLSYANLTNAILDGAIIDKTTKLDGAIRTGTILDKSKPE, from the coding sequence ATGCGCGAGGTCGCCGAAATCGAGGAGGGCGACAAAGGCGACAAAGGCGAGTTGAAAATCGCCCCCTTCGCGGTGCATGAAGCCCTTTCGATGATGTGGCCGGAAATTCTCTCCATACTGGAAGAAAACGACCCCGTGGTGATAACAGACTCCTTAATGAAAGATTTTGGAGTGACTGATAACTGCATCAGCTTATCCCTCTACTTAGCCAAACTCATGGATGGTGAAAACAACCTCATCGGTCTCTTTGAAGCGGAAATTTCAGTTGACCATAAAAAACCTCACAAAGCAGTACTGGAAAAACTCCTGGTTGATAAACGGCTGCTCGACCTCCTTTCCTCCGGACCCGGTAAAGAGTGGCTTTCCGACCCCGACACGCGAAAGCGAATAAAAGAATCTTCCGAAGAGGTTTTGGCCACTGGGGAGGAAGAGCAGCACTGGCCGGAGATAAACGGTCACGTGATTAAACCGGGGGCGTATCTGGTCGGGGCGTATCTGGCCAGGGCGAATCTGGCCAGGACGAATCTGGCCGGGGCGAACCTGTCCGGGGCGAACCTTCACATGGTGAACCTTTACGTTGCGGGCCTGGAAGCGACGAACCTTTTTGGGGCGGACCTGTCCGGGGCGAACTTGTACGGGGCGAACCTGTCTGGGGCGAACTTGTACGGGGCGAACTTGTACGGGGCGAACCTTTTTGGGGCGAACCTGTCCGGGGCGAACCTATACGAGGCGGACCTGAGAATGGCGAATCTGTCCTATGCTAACCTTACCAACGCAATCCTTGACGGCGCAATTATCGATAAAACGACAAAACTTGATGGGGCAATTCGCACCGGCACGATTCTGGATAAATCAAAGCCTGAGTGA